The following proteins are encoded in a genomic region of Emys orbicularis isolate rEmyOrb1 chromosome 19, rEmyOrb1.hap1, whole genome shotgun sequence:
- the DNASE2 gene encoding deoxyribonuclease-2-alpha, translated as MLPLFLLAVALPLPRVAAGGISCYDDAGQPVDWFLAYKLPRPQHSPPAEGMRYMYQDARSGGWVSGRALMNSTQSAVGRTLLQLYQGANRRMEDTAYVLYNDQPPKNVTSSTSTRGHTKGVVLLDRAQGFWLLHSTPHYPPPAPETYAWPHSGLHNGQSFLCVTFPYAQFKEIGTQLRFSDPEVFDARVQGAFAQDLPDLRLASEMKHVQEPPWNRSVALTSLGGRRFLSLAKFRLFHDDLYSGWLAQALSSDLYVQFWPNSRGVLPSNCSGPYRVYNIEELGFPAPGPDFSATVDHSKWCVSTESVPGWACVGDMNRNLEEEQRGGGTLCQQDPAVWKSYYALVQDYSKCKEGSGG; from the exons atgctgcccctcttcctcctggccgtggccctgcccctgccccgtgtGGCTGCGGGGGGCATCTCCTGCTATGACGATGCCGGGCAGCCCGTGGACTG GTTCCTGGCCTACAAgctgccccggccccagcacagccccccggCCGAGGGCATGCGCTACATGTACCAGGATGCCCGCTCCGGCGGCTGGGTGTCCGGCCGCGCCCTCATGAACAGCACCCAGAGTGCCGTGGGCAGGACCCTGCTGCAGCTCTACCAGGGGGCAAACAGGCGG ATGGAGGACACGGCCTACGTCCTGTACAACGACCAGCCCCCAAAGAACGTCACCTCCTCCACCAGCACCAGGGGGCACACCAAGG GCGTGGTCCTGCTGGACAGAGCCCAGGGCTTCTGGCTGCTGCACAGTACCCCCCACTACCCGCCCCCTGCGCCGGAGACCTACGCCTGGCCCCACAGCGGCCTGCACAACGGCCAGTCCTTCCTGTGCGTCACCTTCCCCTACGCCCAGTTCAAGGAGATTG GCACCCAGCTGAGGTTCTCCGACCCCGAGGTGTTCGACGCCCGGGTGCAGGGGGCCTTCGCCCAGGACCTGCCCGACCTGCGCCTGGCCTCCGAGATGAAGCACGTGCAGGAGCCCCCCTGGAACCGCAGCGTGGCCCTGACCTCACTGGGGGGGCGCCGCTTCCTGAGCCTGGCCAAGTTCCGGCTCTTCCACGACG aTCTCTACTCCGGCTGGCTGGCCCAGGCGCTCTCCAGCGACCTCTACGTCCAGTTCTGGCCCAACTCGCGGGGGGTCCTGCCCTCCAACTGCTCGGGGCCCTACCGGGTGTATAACATCGAGGAGTTGGGCTTCCCGGCCCCGGGGCCCGACTTCTCGGCCACCGTTGACCACTCCAAGTGGTGCGTGAGCACCGAGAGCGTGCCCGGCTGGGCCTGCGTGGGTGACATGAACCGCaacctggaggaggagcagcggggTGGGGGCACCCTGTGCCAGCAGGACCCAGCCGTCTGGAAATCGTATTACGCCCTGGTGCAGGACTATAGCAAGTgcaaggaggggagtgggggctag
- the GCDH gene encoding glutaryl-CoA dehydrogenase, mitochondrial → MALRLMATRVLRCSRCRVVGVGAIRPQGTIAAQKEKETKAREKPVKAPGAQFDWRDPLQLERQLTQEELMIRDSFRTYCQEKLMPRIVMANRNEVFHRDIVSELGELGVLGSTIKGYGCAGTTYVAYGLLAREIERVDSSYRSVLSVQSSLVMHPINAYGTEQQKQKYLPRLATGELLGCFGLTEPNHGSDPGGMETRARYHPASKTYTLNGSKTWITNSPLADLCVVWAVCEDGRIRGFLLERGMKGLSTPKIEGKFSLRASTTGMILMEDVEVPEENLLPHVSGLAGPFGCLNNARYGIAWGALGAAEFCFETARQYALDRIQFGVPLARNQLIQKKLADMLTEITIGLQACLQLGRLKDEDKAAPEMISMLKRNSCGKALDIARQARDMLGGNGIADEYHVIRHVMNLEAVNTYEGTHDIHALILGRAITGLQSFTVGK, encoded by the exons ATGGCTCTGAGACTCATGGCGACTAGggtgctgagatgcagcaggTGCCGCGTGGTGGGGGTCGGcgccatccggccccagggcaccatagcagcacagaagg AAAAAGAAACGAAGGCCCGAGAGAAGCCCGTGAAAG CCCCGGGAGCCCAGTTTGACTGGCGAGATCCCCTGCAACTGGAGAGGCAGTTAACCCAGGAGGAGCTCATGATCCGGGATTCCTTCCGCACCTACTGCCAGGAGAAGTTGATGCCACGAATTGTCATGGCCAACCGGAATGAAG TCTTTCACCGGGACATCGTGTcggagctgggggagctgggagtcctgggcTCCACCATCAAAG GTTATGGCTGTGCCGGAACCACCTACGTGGCCTACGGGCTGCTGGCTCGGGAGATCGAGCGAGTGGACAGCAGCTACCGTTCGGTCCTGAGCGTCCAGTCGTCCCTGGTGATGCACCCCATCAACGCCTACGGGACGGAGCAGCAGAAGCAGAAATACCTGCCCCGTCTGG CCACAGGGGAGCTGCTGGGCTGCTTCGGGCTGACGGAGCCCAACCACGGCAGCGACCCCGGGGGCATGGAGACCAGGGCTCGCTACCACCCGGCCAGCAAGACCTACACGCTCAACGGCTCCAAGACCTG GATCACCAACTCCCCCCTGGCGGATCTCTGCGTGGTGTGGGCCGTGTGCGAGGACGGGAGGATCCGGGGCTTCCTCCTGGAGAGGGGGATGAAGGGCCTGTCGACGCCCAAGATCGAGGGCAAGTTCTCCCTGCGGGCCTCCACCACCGGCATGATCCTGATGGAGGACGTGGAGGTGCCGGAGGAGAACCTGCTGCCGCATGTCTCCGGGCTCGCG GGTCCGTTTGGCTGTCTGAACAACGCCAGGTATGGCATTGCCTGGGGAGCGCTTGGAGCTGCTGAATTCTGCTTTGAGACAGCCAGGCAGTATGCCTTGGACAG GATCCAGTTTGGGGTGCCGCTGGCTAGGAACCAGCTGATCCAGAAGAAGCTGGCTGATATGCTCACTGAGATCACCATTGGCTTACAAGCTTGCCTGCAGCTGGGGAGGCTAAAGGATGAAGACAA GGCCGCCCCCGAGATGATCTCCATGCTGAAGCGGAACTCTTGCGGCAAAGCACTGGATATTGCCCGCCAGGCCCGGGACATGCTGGGGGGCAACGGCATCGCCGACGAATACCACGTCATCCGGCATGTCATGAACCTGGAGGCCGTGAACACCTATGAAG GCACGCATGATATCCACGCTCTCATCCTTGGCAGAGCAATCACCGGACTTCAGTCTTTCACCGTCGGCAAATAA
- the KLF1 gene encoding Krueppel-like factor 1 — protein sequence MAFADAVLPSISSLAGFCHFQEKQSEILKWWKVEDALDPPAPGPTDLPQPHSSLQLKQEAEDSCWDLDFLLSNFPSPEAGGPSPGGGFEAGPGLCQSEAYKGQSPGGYTSGAGLPGPTSLVAELLSGDEPLGKGGAGTFGGHLPAYPSRPDCETQPPGGYGEPRPVALRHGYQLTYGGYAPLAPTLLARGAPYCQLPQPPPYGLGGGYQAFCHSQYQARFQLYRGSPALPSPAPAGYLGLLAPPVPPPGELPAKPKRSRKGWAHKRPTSHPCSHPSCGKTYTKSSHLKAHLRTHTGEKPYHCTWEGCGWKFARSDELTRHYRKHTGQRPFQCRLCQRAFSRSDHLALHMKRHM from the exons ATGGCCTTTGCCGACGCCGTCTTGCCCTCCATCAGCAGCCTGGCCGGCTTCTGCCACTTCCAGGAGAAGCAGTCGGAGATCCTCAAG TGGTGGAAGGTGGAAGACGCCCTGGAccccccagcgcccggccccacggacctgccccagccccacagctccctgcagctCAAGCAAGAGGCTGAGGACTCCTGCTGGGACCTGGACTTCCTGCTCAGCAATTTCCCCAGCCCGGAGGCcggtggccccagcccaggcggGGGGTTCGAGGCGGGGCCCGGGCTGTGCCAGTCGGAGGCCTACAAGGGGCAGAGCCCGGGCGGGTACACGTCGGGGGCTGGGCTCCCGGGCCCCACCAGCCTGGTAGCTGAGCTCCTGTCGGGGGATGAGCCCCTGGGAAAGGGGGGAGCGGGCACCTTTGGGGGGCATCTGCCGGCATATCCCTCCAGGCCGGACTGTGAGACCCAGCCCCCCGGCGGGTACGGGGAGCCCCGGCCTGTGGCCCTGCGGCATGGCTACCAGCTGACGTACGGGGGCTACGCCCCGCTGGCCCCCACCCTGCTGGCCCGGGGTGCCCCCTACTGCCAGCTGCCTCAGCCGCCCCCCTACGGCCTGGGGGGCGGCTACCAGGCCTTCTGTCACAGCCAGTACCAAGCCCGGTTCCAGCTGTACCGgggcagcccagctctgccctccccggCGCCCGCGGGCTACCTCGGCCTCCTGGCACCGCCCGTCCCACCGCCCGGGGAGCTCCCAGCCAAGCCCAAGAGGAGCCGCAAGGGCTGGGCCCACAAGCGCCCTACCAGCCACCCCTGCAGCCACCCCAGCTGTGGCAAGACCTACACCAAGAGCTCCCACCTCAAGGCCCATCTCCGCACCCAcacag GCGAGAAGCCGTACCACTGCACCTGGGAGGGCTGCGGCTGGAAGTTCGCCCGCTCGGACGAGCTGACGCGCCACTACCGCAAGCACACAGGCCAGCGCCCGTTCCAGTGCCGGCTGTGCCAGCGCGCCTTCTCCCGCTCCGACCACCTGGCCCTGCACATGAAGAGACACATGTAG